A window of Xylophilus sp. GW821-FHT01B05 contains these coding sequences:
- a CDS encoding efflux transporter outer membrane subunit, which translates to MRFCLTPIARLAHALPLLGLALLAGCAAGPDYVRPDLSLPQRYTAQPLAGETAPATGAVPAQQLSPTLDIPAQWWQAFRSDSLNTWVQASLAHNPNVDAAQAALRAAHENAEAERAAFWPSATLNYSPMRQRVAGVLASPLASNATTYNLHTAQLSVSYAPDVFGGTRRAVEAAQAQTEQQRFQLEATYLTLSANVVTAAINEAALRAQRRATLAIIAEQKDVLQGYRAQQALGQMAPADVDAQAAALATTEATLPPLDKQLAQQRNQLATLAGRYPADDDAGVQFDLDAFELPAALPLSLPSHLVEHRPDVRAAEAQLQAASAGIGVAVAARLPSLQLGVNAGSSAAVLSQLFTSSTAFWTLAAGVTQPLFDGGALKHREAAARANFDQAAAQYRATVLGAFQDVANALDAIDADTRALRTAIDAERANARSLARARTQLQLGDASPLAVRVAEQAWQQSLLSLAQARAARLTDTAALFQALGGGWWNRPDAVAQATAAH; encoded by the coding sequence ATGCGCTTCTGCCTTACCCCCATCGCCCGCCTGGCGCACGCGCTGCCGCTGCTGGGCTTGGCCCTGCTGGCCGGCTGCGCCGCCGGCCCTGACTACGTGCGCCCGGACCTGTCGCTGCCGCAGCGCTACACCGCCCAGCCGCTGGCCGGCGAGACCGCCCCTGCGACAGGCGCGGTGCCCGCGCAGCAGCTGTCGCCCACGCTGGATATCCCGGCGCAGTGGTGGCAGGCCTTCCGCTCTGATTCTTTAAACACCTGGGTGCAGGCCAGCCTGGCGCACAACCCCAATGTCGATGCGGCGCAGGCGGCGCTGCGTGCCGCGCACGAGAACGCCGAGGCCGAGCGCGCCGCCTTCTGGCCCAGCGCCACGCTGAACTATTCGCCCATGCGCCAGCGCGTGGCTGGCGTGCTGGCCAGCCCGCTGGCCTCCAACGCCACCACCTACAACCTGCACACGGCGCAGCTCAGCGTGTCTTACGCGCCGGATGTGTTTGGCGGCACGCGCCGTGCGGTGGAGGCGGCGCAGGCGCAGACCGAGCAGCAGCGCTTCCAGTTGGAGGCCACCTACCTCACGCTCAGCGCCAACGTGGTCACCGCCGCCATCAACGAGGCGGCGCTGCGCGCCCAGCGCCGGGCCACGCTGGCCATCATTGCCGAGCAGAAGGACGTGCTGCAGGGCTACCGCGCGCAGCAGGCGCTGGGCCAGATGGCACCCGCCGATGTCGATGCGCAGGCCGCCGCGTTGGCCACCACCGAGGCCACGCTGCCGCCGCTCGACAAGCAACTGGCGCAGCAGCGCAACCAGCTCGCCACCCTGGCCGGGCGCTACCCGGCCGACGATGACGCGGGCGTGCAGTTCGACCTGGACGCCTTCGAGCTGCCGGCCGCGCTGCCGCTGTCCTTGCCATCGCATCTGGTCGAGCACCGCCCCGACGTGCGCGCGGCCGAGGCGCAACTGCAGGCCGCCAGCGCCGGCATTGGCGTGGCGGTGGCGGCGCGCCTGCCCAGCTTGCAACTGGGGGTGAACGCAGGCTCGTCAGCGGCGGTGCTGTCGCAGTTGTTCACGTCATCCACCGCGTTCTGGACGCTGGCCGCAGGCGTGACCCAGCCGCTGTTCGATGGCGGCGCCTTGAAGCACCGCGAGGCCGCCGCACGCGCCAACTTCGACCAGGCCGCAGCCCAGTACCGCGCCACCGTGCTGGGCGCGTTCCAGGACGTGGCCAATGCGCTGGACGCCATCGACGCCGACACCCGCGCGCTGCGCACCGCCATCGATGCCGAGCGCGCCAACGCCCGAAGCCTGGCGCGTGCGCGCACGCAGCTGCAACTGGGCGACGCCAGCCCGCTGGCCGTGCGCGTGGCCGAGCAGGCCTGGCAGCAAAGCCTGCTCAGCCTGGCCCAGGCCCGCGCCGCGCGCTTGACCGATACCGCAGCGCTGTTCCAGGCCCTGGGCGGCGGCTGGTGGAACCGCCCGGACGCCGTGGCCCAGGCCACGGCAGCGCATTAA
- a CDS encoding RidA family protein — protein MKIIRHETGPRFSEMVAVDLGTARLLYLSGQVAEDASLDITGQVRQVLRRIDELLATEGATRKNLVSATIYLRSVGDYAALNAVWDEWVPEGHAPARATVGARLIDSEYRVEVQAVAAVGKG, from the coding sequence ATGAAAATCATCCGACACGAAACCGGCCCACGCTTCAGCGAAATGGTCGCGGTGGACCTGGGCACCGCGCGCCTGCTCTACCTGTCAGGCCAGGTGGCGGAAGACGCCTCGCTCGACATCACCGGCCAGGTGCGCCAGGTGCTGCGCCGCATCGACGAGCTGCTGGCCACCGAGGGCGCCACCCGCAAGAACCTGGTGAGCGCCACCATCTACCTGCGCAGCGTGGGCGACTACGCGGCCCTGAACGCCGTGTGGGACGAGTGGGTGCCCGAAGGCCATGCGCCGGCCCGTGCCACGGTGGGCGCGCGGCTGATCGATTCGGAGTACCGGGTGGAGGTGCAGGCGGTGGCGGCGGTGGGGAAGGGTTGA